The following proteins are co-located in the Phocoena phocoena chromosome 1, mPhoPho1.1, whole genome shotgun sequence genome:
- the ANKRD35 gene encoding ankyrin repeat domain-containing protein 35 isoform X2: MKRIFSCSSSQPQCVKVLLQHGANEDAVDVENRTPLHWAAFSGCASSVLLLCDHEAFLDVLDNDGRTPLMIASLGGHAAICSQLLQRGARVNVTDKNDKSALILACEKGSTEVAELLLSYGADAGVVDSTGHDALRYALRTQDKMLWRLLQRALNRQGLGGQGLVQHPDLASQASPSEPRVGSPPKSPWRAEPEEEQEEEEDEDPCSEEWKWKYEEEQRKVSQLEQELLRSTEECKAQSAAYLGLESQIQEQVRELGILLSQEPGAPGDLRSSLRPGGDGMEQGCTLDLLAKCIQELKKQQQAAAAAAARPVLASKKAEDSAGGMIQYDAHGRSQPEEQEPPHSPRSETTGRSTGQQPTASGGQALGPDHTDQLHAGQKPRPQAPGAEPTGTVAEPVHTAAMNQLLLQLREELAAVWREKDAARGVLSRPDLEGAVGTSRAEAAAAAWEKMEARLERVLVRLDRAKAGLQMKPEVPAQEPREGSPKAGPGAITKEGEGKEEGAPGAWGEPLGMPGGEQMPGGGLAEGQLEKEVSALRLSDSNLPQELGELGQERQWLQGDLPSLSQRLQRECVPKPEAQVQLQQLRWSMGLLTDELALEKEATEKLQKRLASQSRGLRGLWDCLPPDLVGRGSARCPAADRLEELQACVSALVARHREAQQVLARLEEENQQLRGSPARCGEPGASSEASASPQVEALEQDLGKLEEELRAVQATMNGKSQEIRKLKQLLYQATEEVAELRAREAAGLRQHEQTRGSLVAQARAWGQELKALLEKYNTACREMGRLREAVAEERRRSGDLAARAAGQERQASELRGRSEQLEKTAELLKEKVEHLIGAGRDKEAKIKELLKKLEQLSEEILAVRGENAHLARQLQDSQKNHKEIISTYRNHLLNAAQGYMEQDVYNILVRILSIQEE, from the exons ATGAAGCGCATCTTCTCCTGCTCCAGCTCACAG CCACAATGTGTCAAGGTCCTGCTGCAG CATGGTGCCAATGAAGATGCTGTAGATGTGGAAAATCGTACTCCATTGCACTGGGCAG CCTTCTCTGGCTGTGCCTCAAGTGTGCTCCTCCTGTGTGATCACGAAGCCTTCCTGGATGTCCTGGATAAT GATGGACGTACACCCCTGATGATTGCATCGCTGGGTGGTCACGCAGCTATCTGCTCACAGCTACTGCAGAGAGGCGCCCGGGTTAATGTCACTGACAAGAATGACAA ATCGGCTCTGATCCTGGCCTGTGAAAAAGGCAGCACTGAGGTGGCTGAACTGCTCCTGAGCTATGGAGCAGATGCAGGGGTGGTGGACAGCACAGGGCATGATGCTTTGCGTTATGCTCTACGCACACAAGACAAGATGCTGTGGAGGCTGCTGCAGCGGGCCCTGAAccggcaggggctgggag GTCAGGGGTTAGTTCAACACCCAGATCTTGCATCCCAG gCCTCTCCATCTGAGCCTCGGGTGGGTTCTCCACCTAAGAGCCCATGGAGGGCAGAGCctgaggaggagcaggaggaagaagaggatgaaGATCCCTGTTCAGAGGAGTGGAAGTGGAAGTACGAAGAGGAGCAGAGGAAAGTTTCCCAGTTGGAGCAGGAGCTGCTGCGAAGTACGGAAGAGTGTAAGGCTCAATCTGCAGCTTATCTGGGCCTGGAGAGCCAGATTCAAGAACAGGTTCGGGAGCTGGGGATCCTCCTATCACAAGAGCCCGGAGCTCCGGGAGACCTGCGCTCTAGTCTCCGGCCTGGAGGAGATGGCATGGAGCAGGGTTGTACCCTCGACCTGCTGGCTAAGTGCATACAAGAGCTAAAGAAGCAGCAACAGGCAGCAGCCGCAGCTGCAGCAAGGCCAGTATTAGCTTCCAAGAAGGCTGAGGATTCAGCTGGAGGGATGATCCAGTATGACGCCCACGGAAGGTCCCAACCAGAAGAACAGGAGCCACCCCACAGCCCAAGGTCTGAGACCACTGGGAGATCCACAGGACAGCAACCGACCGCCAGTGGTGGGCAGGCCCTTGGCCCTGATCACACTGACCAACTGCATGCTggccagaagcccaggccccaggccccaggggctGAACCAACAGgcacagtggctgaaccagtgCACACAGCAGCCATGAACCAGCTCCTGCTACAGCTGAGGGAGGAACTGGCTGCGGTGTGGCGAGAAAAGGATGCAGCCCGGGGGGTTTTATCAAGACCAGACCTGGAGGGAGCTGTGGGGACGTCCCGGGCtgaggctgcagcagcagcctgggAGAAGATGGAGGCCAGGTTGGAGCGGGTGCTGGTGAGGCTGGATAGGGCAAAAGCAGGATTACAGATGAAACCTGAGGTCCCTGCCCAGGAGCCCAGAGAGGGATCCCCAAAGGCCGGCCCAGGGGCCATCACCAAAGAGggtgaagggaaggaggaaggggctcCTGGGGCCTGGGGAGAGCCTCTAGGGATGCCTGGAGGGGAACAGATGCCAGGAGGAGGCCTGGCAGAGGGACAGCTGGAGAAGGAGGTGTCAGCACTGAGGCTGAGCGACAGTAACTTGCCGCAGGAGTTGGGGGAGCTGGGCCAGGAGCGGCAGTGGTTGCAGGGGGACCTGCCGTCCCTGAGCCAGCGGCTACAACGGGAGTGCGTGCCCAAGCCAGAGGCGCAG GTGCAGCTACAGCAGTTGCGGTGGAGCATGGGGCTGCTGACAGATGAACTGGCCCTGGAGAAGGAGGCCACCGAGAAGTTGCAGAAGCGCCTGGCCTCCCAGAGCAGAGGCCTCCGGGGACTCTGGGACTGCCTGCCCCCAGACTTGGTGGGCAGGGGGAGTGCACGGTGCCCAGCGGCCGATCGCCTGGAGGAGCTGCAGGCCTGCGTCAGCGCCCTGGTGGCCAGGCACCGCGAGGCCCAGCAGGTGCTGGCTCGGCTAGAAGAGGAAAACCAGCAGCTGCGGGGCTCCCCTGCCCGATGTGGGGAACCGGGCGCCTCCTCAGAGGCCTCAGCGTCCCCCCAAGTTGAAGCTCTGGAGCAAGACCTGGGGAAGCTGGAGGAAGAGCTGCGGGCGGTTCAGGCCACGATGAACGGGAAGAGCCAGGAGATCAGGAAGCTGAAGCAGCTGCTCTACCAAGCCACGGAGGAAGTGGCTGAGCTGAGGGCCCGGGAGGCGGCCGGTCTGCGGCAGCACGAGCAAACTCGGGGCTCACTGGTGGCCCAGGCCCGGGCTTGGGGCCAGGAGCTAAAGGCCCTGCTGGAAAAGTATAATACGGCCTGCCGGGAGATGGGACGGCTGCGGGAGGCGGTGGCCGAGGAGCGGCGCAGGAGCGGGGACCTGGCCGCGCGTGCGGCGGGGCAGGAGCGCCAGGCCAGCGAGCTGCGCGGGCGGTCAGAGCAGTTGGAGAAAACGGCGGAGCTGCTGAAAGAGAAGGTGGAGCATCTCATCGGGGCTGGCCGGGACAAGGAGGCCAAG
- the ANKRD35 gene encoding ankyrin repeat domain-containing protein 35 isoform X1, producing MKRIFSCSSSQVAVERWNRRDQKLLEAVQRGDVGCVAALASRKSARPTKLDPNGQSPFHLAASKGLTECLTILLANGADIDSKNEGGSTALHSATISCQPQCVKVLLQHGANEDAVDVENRTPLHWAAFSGCASSVLLLCDHEAFLDVLDNDGRTPLMIASLGGHAAICSQLLQRGARVNVTDKNDKSALILACEKGSTEVAELLLSYGADAGVVDSTGHDALRYALRTQDKMLWRLLQRALNRQGLGGQGLVQHPDLASQASPSEPRVGSPPKSPWRAEPEEEQEEEEDEDPCSEEWKWKYEEEQRKVSQLEQELLRSTEECKAQSAAYLGLESQIQEQVRELGILLSQEPGAPGDLRSSLRPGGDGMEQGCTLDLLAKCIQELKKQQQAAAAAAARPVLASKKAEDSAGGMIQYDAHGRSQPEEQEPPHSPRSETTGRSTGQQPTASGGQALGPDHTDQLHAGQKPRPQAPGAEPTGTVAEPVHTAAMNQLLLQLREELAAVWREKDAARGVLSRPDLEGAVGTSRAEAAAAAWEKMEARLERVLVRLDRAKAGLQMKPEVPAQEPREGSPKAGPGAITKEGEGKEEGAPGAWGEPLGMPGGEQMPGGGLAEGQLEKEVSALRLSDSNLPQELGELGQERQWLQGDLPSLSQRLQRECVPKPEAQVQLQQLRWSMGLLTDELALEKEATEKLQKRLASQSRGLRGLWDCLPPDLVGRGSARCPAADRLEELQACVSALVARHREAQQVLARLEEENQQLRGSPARCGEPGASSEASASPQVEALEQDLGKLEEELRAVQATMNGKSQEIRKLKQLLYQATEEVAELRAREAAGLRQHEQTRGSLVAQARAWGQELKALLEKYNTACREMGRLREAVAEERRRSGDLAARAAGQERQASELRGRSEQLEKTAELLKEKVEHLIGAGRDKEAKIKELLKKLEQLSEEILAVRGENAHLARQLQDSQKNHKEIISTYRNHLLNAAQGYMEQDVYNILVRILSIQEE from the exons ATGAAGCGCATCTTCTCCTGCTCCAGCTCACAGGTGGCG GTGGAGAGATGGAACCGCCGTGATCAGAAGCTTCTGGAGGCAGTGCAGCGGGGGGACGTGGGATGTGTGGCTGCCCTGGCCTCCAGGAAATCTGCCCGACCCACCAAGCTAGACCCGAACGGCCAGTCCCC GTTTCATCTGGCAGCCTCCAAAGGCCTGACAGAATGTCTGACTATACTCCTTGCGAATGGGGCTGACATCGACAGCAAGAATGAGGGTG GGAGCACCGCCCTGCACTCGGCCACCATTTCCTGCCAGCCACAATGTGTCAAGGTCCTGCTGCAG CATGGTGCCAATGAAGATGCTGTAGATGTGGAAAATCGTACTCCATTGCACTGGGCAG CCTTCTCTGGCTGTGCCTCAAGTGTGCTCCTCCTGTGTGATCACGAAGCCTTCCTGGATGTCCTGGATAAT GATGGACGTACACCCCTGATGATTGCATCGCTGGGTGGTCACGCAGCTATCTGCTCACAGCTACTGCAGAGAGGCGCCCGGGTTAATGTCACTGACAAGAATGACAA ATCGGCTCTGATCCTGGCCTGTGAAAAAGGCAGCACTGAGGTGGCTGAACTGCTCCTGAGCTATGGAGCAGATGCAGGGGTGGTGGACAGCACAGGGCATGATGCTTTGCGTTATGCTCTACGCACACAAGACAAGATGCTGTGGAGGCTGCTGCAGCGGGCCCTGAAccggcaggggctgggag GTCAGGGGTTAGTTCAACACCCAGATCTTGCATCCCAG gCCTCTCCATCTGAGCCTCGGGTGGGTTCTCCACCTAAGAGCCCATGGAGGGCAGAGCctgaggaggagcaggaggaagaagaggatgaaGATCCCTGTTCAGAGGAGTGGAAGTGGAAGTACGAAGAGGAGCAGAGGAAAGTTTCCCAGTTGGAGCAGGAGCTGCTGCGAAGTACGGAAGAGTGTAAGGCTCAATCTGCAGCTTATCTGGGCCTGGAGAGCCAGATTCAAGAACAGGTTCGGGAGCTGGGGATCCTCCTATCACAAGAGCCCGGAGCTCCGGGAGACCTGCGCTCTAGTCTCCGGCCTGGAGGAGATGGCATGGAGCAGGGTTGTACCCTCGACCTGCTGGCTAAGTGCATACAAGAGCTAAAGAAGCAGCAACAGGCAGCAGCCGCAGCTGCAGCAAGGCCAGTATTAGCTTCCAAGAAGGCTGAGGATTCAGCTGGAGGGATGATCCAGTATGACGCCCACGGAAGGTCCCAACCAGAAGAACAGGAGCCACCCCACAGCCCAAGGTCTGAGACCACTGGGAGATCCACAGGACAGCAACCGACCGCCAGTGGTGGGCAGGCCCTTGGCCCTGATCACACTGACCAACTGCATGCTggccagaagcccaggccccaggccccaggggctGAACCAACAGgcacagtggctgaaccagtgCACACAGCAGCCATGAACCAGCTCCTGCTACAGCTGAGGGAGGAACTGGCTGCGGTGTGGCGAGAAAAGGATGCAGCCCGGGGGGTTTTATCAAGACCAGACCTGGAGGGAGCTGTGGGGACGTCCCGGGCtgaggctgcagcagcagcctgggAGAAGATGGAGGCCAGGTTGGAGCGGGTGCTGGTGAGGCTGGATAGGGCAAAAGCAGGATTACAGATGAAACCTGAGGTCCCTGCCCAGGAGCCCAGAGAGGGATCCCCAAAGGCCGGCCCAGGGGCCATCACCAAAGAGggtgaagggaaggaggaaggggctcCTGGGGCCTGGGGAGAGCCTCTAGGGATGCCTGGAGGGGAACAGATGCCAGGAGGAGGCCTGGCAGAGGGACAGCTGGAGAAGGAGGTGTCAGCACTGAGGCTGAGCGACAGTAACTTGCCGCAGGAGTTGGGGGAGCTGGGCCAGGAGCGGCAGTGGTTGCAGGGGGACCTGCCGTCCCTGAGCCAGCGGCTACAACGGGAGTGCGTGCCCAAGCCAGAGGCGCAG GTGCAGCTACAGCAGTTGCGGTGGAGCATGGGGCTGCTGACAGATGAACTGGCCCTGGAGAAGGAGGCCACCGAGAAGTTGCAGAAGCGCCTGGCCTCCCAGAGCAGAGGCCTCCGGGGACTCTGGGACTGCCTGCCCCCAGACTTGGTGGGCAGGGGGAGTGCACGGTGCCCAGCGGCCGATCGCCTGGAGGAGCTGCAGGCCTGCGTCAGCGCCCTGGTGGCCAGGCACCGCGAGGCCCAGCAGGTGCTGGCTCGGCTAGAAGAGGAAAACCAGCAGCTGCGGGGCTCCCCTGCCCGATGTGGGGAACCGGGCGCCTCCTCAGAGGCCTCAGCGTCCCCCCAAGTTGAAGCTCTGGAGCAAGACCTGGGGAAGCTGGAGGAAGAGCTGCGGGCGGTTCAGGCCACGATGAACGGGAAGAGCCAGGAGATCAGGAAGCTGAAGCAGCTGCTCTACCAAGCCACGGAGGAAGTGGCTGAGCTGAGGGCCCGGGAGGCGGCCGGTCTGCGGCAGCACGAGCAAACTCGGGGCTCACTGGTGGCCCAGGCCCGGGCTTGGGGCCAGGAGCTAAAGGCCCTGCTGGAAAAGTATAATACGGCCTGCCGGGAGATGGGACGGCTGCGGGAGGCGGTGGCCGAGGAGCGGCGCAGGAGCGGGGACCTGGCCGCGCGTGCGGCGGGGCAGGAGCGCCAGGCCAGCGAGCTGCGCGGGCGGTCAGAGCAGTTGGAGAAAACGGCGGAGCTGCTGAAAGAGAAGGTGGAGCATCTCATCGGGGCTGGCCGGGACAAGGAGGCCAAG